The nucleotide sequence CGATGCGGACCTTTTCCTCGCCTTCGGTGATTTCGAGTTCGGCGATGCCGGAGGCCTCGACCAGATCAATGAGCTTTTTCAGTTTTCTGAGATCCATTGGGGGGTCCTGTCTTGAAAGTGGCGCAGCGCGTGTTCCAGCGCCAGTTCGTATCCCTGTGCACCGAGGCCGGAAATGACGCCGATCGCCAGGTCGGAAAAATACGAATGCTGGCGGAAAGCTTCCCGCGCAAAGATGTTTGAAAGATGAATTTCGATGAAGGGGATCGCGCTCGCTGCGAGCGCGTCGCGCAGCGCGACGCTGGTGTGCGTGTATGCGGCCGGATTGATGATGATGAAATCGACGCGGTCGCGCGCGGCCTGATGGATA is from Thiobacillus denitrificans ATCC 25259 and encodes:
- the aroQ gene encoding type II 3-dehydroquinate dehydratase, translated to MTTKRSSRAAAKAAPSLRLQILVVHGPNLNLLGSREPKHYGRVTLEEIDRSLVSRAEAAGALVETFQHNHEGALIDRIHQAARDRVDFIIINPAAYTHTSVALRDALAASAIPFIEIHLSNIFAREAFRQHSYFSDLAIGVISGLGAQGYELALEHALRHFQDRTPQWISEN